AATTAAGCGAACAGGTAAATGCAACCTATACCAAAATGAAGCTTGATTATAAATACGATGATCCAAAAGATCCGGAACGGATATATTACCGGTCTGACCACTATAATTTCGCTAAACTAGGTATTCCGATCATCTTCTACTATGATGGCATGTTACAGCAGGACTACCACAGACCTGGTGATGAAGTAAGCAAAATTAACTTTCCACTTTTATCCAAAAGGGCAAAATTAACCTACTTTACCGCATGGGAACTGGCTAACAGACCTAAACGTCCAGCAGTGGATATGGATGGAAAAGGTAATCTGAAAAAATAATTTCCATAGTTTATTTTTTTTACTACATTGTTCTTATCATTTTAACCTTTTAAAATCTTTAAAATTTATGAAAAAACTTAGTAGAAATGAAATGAAAGTTGTTAATGGGGGGTTGCTGCTGTTGCTTATGAATGCTGTGTGTACACAGATACAGAAACAGGAGGTTTTTACAGACGTTGTGGTCTTACTGAACAAGCAGCGCAAGATCTTGTGGATGATGGTGGTGCCGATCCTAATATGAATTCATATTATGAATGTGGTGGGACATATCATTTTCCAGGGGAGTGGTAATAAATTTAAAAATTATGTCCCGGGTCAATCTCGGGACTTTTTTATGCACATTACTTTTGGTGCCTACATAAATTCCTATCTTTGGTTTTTAACGAAGTAGCGCCAAACTAAAAGTAGCTATTCTTCGTTACCCCTATAATAATATTGCCATTGATGAAAACTGCCGAGGAATTTTTAGAGAAATCTGATGAGAAAGCTTTCGATTTACCGCACCGCAAAACCATAAATTATAATATTGGTAAATACAATGCAGCTGTTGAACGGGGTTTATCAAAATTCGAAAATTTAGAGGCATCCAAAAAAAAGGCACACGTAATTAAATGGCGTGTAATGGAAAACCTTGATAAATTCTTACCGGAGTTTGAATCAAATTTCCAACGTCGGGGCGGTAAGGTAATCTGGGCCAATAATGCTGAAGAAGCCCAACAGGAAATTCTCAACATCATCAAAAGAAACAACGGCAAAACAGTTATCAAATCAAAATCGATGACCACCGAGGAAATCCACTTAAACGATTTTCTGGAAAAAAACGATATCGAATCTTTAGAAAGTGATTTGGGCGAATATATCGTTCAATTGCTTGGTCAGGCTCCATACCATATTGTTACTCCCGCCATGCACTTAAGTGCAACAGATATTGCACAGTTATTTCACGATAAATTTGGCACACCTATCGATGCCACTCCCCCTCAGCTGGTGCAAAAAGCAAGGGAATTACTCCGCGATAAATACTTAAATGCTGATATCGGTATTAGCGGTGGCAATTTTTTAATAGCCGATACCGGAAGTATTGCCTTGACGGAGAATGAAGGTAATGCGCGTTTAAGTACCACTTTCCCAAAAATCCATATTGCCATAGTAGGCATCGAAAAGGTAATTCCTTCTATAGCAGACCTTGATCTTTTCTGGCCTTTACTGGCATCACATGGAACCGGTCAGAACTTAACGGTTTACAATACCATTTTAAGTGGTCCACGCCAACCTAATGAAACAGACGGGCCAGAAGAAATGTATGTGATTTTGCTGGATAATGGCCGAACCAATTTATTGGCACAAAAAGATCAAAGACAAGGCTTGTATTGCATCCGTTGCGGTGCGTGTTTAAATGCTTGTCCGGTTTATAAAAATATCGGTGGTCACACTTATAACACAACCTATAGCGGGCCTATCGGTTCGGTAATCACCCCTCATTTAAAGGGCATGGAAGAATTTAAACATTTAAGTTATGCTTCTAGTCTTTGCGGTAAATGTTCTGAGGTATGCCCGGTAAAAATCGACATCCACAAAATGCTCCTGCTAAACCGAAGGGATGCCGCCTCAGGGCATGAAAACGGCAAAAAAGAGGAAATTGGTTGGAGCATGTTTAGCAGAATGATGCAAAAACGCAAGTGGATGGATTTCTTTGGTGGGAAATTTAAAAATTTTATGCTTAGCACTTTCTTTAAAAAGAGTTGGGGCAAATACCGCGAAATGCCAAAAGTTGCCGATAAATCTTTTGCTAAACAATGGGAAGAATTGAAAAAAAATAAGGAGTCTTAAATCAGGACTCATTAGTCAAAATAACCAGATATGCAATTTAACAGAGGAGATAAAGACAACGAGTTCCTACTGAACTTATATAGAAGATTGCTTTACCCTCGGATGGTTGAAGAAAAAATGCTCAAGCTTTTGCGCCAGGGCAGAATTGGCAAGTGGTTTTCGGGTATTGGCCAAGAAGCAATAGCGGTTGGCAGCACCCTAGCCATGCAAAGCGATGAGTACATTTTACCCATGCACCGTAATTTGGGCGTTTTTACTTCACGCGATATTCCTTTAAAAAAACTAATGGCCCAATGGCAAGGCAAAATTACCGGCTTCACCAAAGGCCGCGACCGCTCTTTTCATTTCGGCACACAAGAATATAAAATTATTGGGATGATATCCCACCTTGGCCCCCAAATGGCCTTAGCCGATGGTATCGCACTGGCAGATGTTTTACGCAATCAGCCTCACGCTACTTTGGTTTATACCGGAGAAGGGGCAACCAGCGAAGGCGATTTTCATGAGGCAGTAAATGTTGCCGCAGTTTGGAACCTTCCCGTTATTTTTCTGATCGAAAATAATGGATATGGCCTGTCTACTCCAAAATCAGAACAGTTTAGGTGCAAAAACCTGGTGGATAAAGCCATTGGTTATGGCGTAGAAGGCATTCAGATAGATGGAAATAATATTCTGGAAGTTTATAATACCATTAATCAACTGGCCATGGAAATCCGGAAAGATCCAAGGCCTGTTTTAGTAGAGTGCTTAACTTTCAGAATGCGCGGACATGAAGAAGCATCTGGTACCAAATATGTCCCACAAGAACTTTTTGATGAATGGGGCAAGAAAGATCCGTTGAGTAATTACGAAACCTATTTAATTGAGCAGGGTGTTTTAACATCGGATTCAATTATCGACATCAAAATCCAGGTTAAAAGAGATATTGAGCTGGAAGTTGAAGAAGCTTTTAACGAGGATGAGCCTATTGCTAATGCCAATCAGGAAGAGGTCGACATGTATTTCCCTTACACACAACAGGTTATCCAGCCTAATCCATCTTCTATTGAAAAAAGATATCTGGATGCGATAACCGATGGTTTGGATCTGGCTATGCAGAAATACCCTAATCTGGTTTTAATGGGACAGGACATTGCCGATTATGGTGGGGCTTTCAAAATTACAGATGGTTTTACTGCTAAATATGGAAAAGACAGAGTGCGTAATACCCCTATTTGCGAATCAGCCATCGTAGGTGCAGGTTTGGGTCTATCCATAAATGGTTATAAAGCAGTTGTAGAAATGCAATTTGCCGATTTTGTGACTGTAGGCTTTAATCAGATCGTGAATAATCTGGCCAAAACGCATTATCGTTGGGGCGAAAAGGCCGATGTAGTGGTACGCATGCCCACAGGTGCCGGAACAGGTGCTGGGCCATTTCACTCACAGAGCAATGAGGCCTGGTTTACCAAAACACCAGGATTGAAAGTTGTTTACCCTGCTTTCCCCGAAGATGCAAAAGGTTTGCTATTGGCAGCGATTGAAGATCCAAACCCAGTGCTTTACTTTGAACATAAATACCTCTATAGAAGTTTAATTGCTCCAGTTCCTGATGGCTATTATACTACAGAGATTGGTAAAGCAGTTAAGCTTGCCGAAGGAAATAAATTCGCAATCATTACCTATGGGCTAGGTGTACATTGGGCTTTAGATTACTTAAAACAGTATCCTGAAAGCGGTGCTACATTAATTGATCTACGTACATTACAGCCCTGGGATAAAGAAGCTGTATGGGCCGCTGTTAAAGCAACCGGAAGAGTTTTAATTTTGCACGAAGACACCTTAACAAATGGTTTTGGTGCTGAATTATCGGCCTGGATCGGAGAACATTGTTTCTCTTACCTCGATGCACCAGTAATGCGCTGTGCGAGCTTAGATACTGCAATTCCTATGAGCAAAGTACTAGAAGAAGATTTTTTAGCTAAAGCAAGATTAGCAGAAACGATTAATAAATTATTGAAATATTGAGAGCGGTTTAGAACGCAATCGTCATGTTGAATTTATTTCAGCATCTTTAAAAAACAAAAAATACATGGGCACTTTCAAAGTCAAAGGGAATATCATCAACATCACCAAGCGAAATATTTTTTTTGGCGAAGTAGCAGTTGAAGGTGGAAAAATAAAATCAATCACCAAAATTTCTGAACAGAAAGAAGGTGCTCATTTTATCTCACCAGGCTTTATCGATAGCCACGTGCACATCGAAAGCAGTATGCTAATCCCAAGTGAATTTGCGCGATTGGCGGTTGTTCATGGAACAGTATCAACCATTAGTGACCCACACGAAATTGCCAATGTTTGTGGAATGGAAGGCGTAGAGTTTATGATTGAAAATGGCAATACCGTGCCTTTTAAATTTAACTTCGGTGCACCTAGTTGTGTTCCAGCTACCATTTTTGAGACGGCTGGAGCTGAATTGGATCATGATGATGTAAAGTCACTTCTAGAACGTTCGGAAATAAAATATCTGAGCGAAATGATGAATTTCCCTGGTGTGCTTTACAAAGATGAAGAAGTTTTAAAAAAGATCGCGGCTGCACACCACCTAGGTAAACCTGTTGATGGACATGCCCCGGGTTTACGTGGCGACGCTGTTCAACAATATATCAACGCCGGAATTTCTACCGATCATGAATGTTTTACCGCCGAAGAAGCATTGGATAAATTACAGCGCGGTATGAAAATACTAATCCGCGAAGGAAGTGCAGCCAAAAATTTTGAGGCGTTGATTGATCTACTAAACGATTGGCCGGAAATGATGATGTTCTGTAGCGACGATAAACATCCGGACAGTTTAGTCGAAAATCATATTAATCAACTCTGTACAAGAGCAGTAGAAAAGGGAATTGATATTTTTAATGTATTGCAGGCAGCCTGTATCAATCCTATTCTTCACTACAAATTAGATGTTGGCTCACTCCAGATCAATGATGATGCAGATTTTATTATAATAGAAGATTTAAAAACATTCAAGGTTAAACAAACCTATATCAATGGCTTATTGCTAGCCGAAAATGGAAAAACAGTTGGCAATTGGGTAAAACATGTAGAAGATCGCGAATCGGTAAACCATTTCGATTGCAGCTTGAAAAAGGAAGAAGATTTTATTTATCCATTTACCGGACAAAAAGAAATTCCAGTTATTGAAGCATTAGACGGGCAATTGATTACCAACAAAATATCTGCTAAACCGAAAGTTTTAAATCAAAATGTCATTAGTGATCTGGAGAATGATGTTTTGAAAATGGTGGTCGTAAACCGCTATCACGATGCGCCTATTGCAATATCATTCGTAAAAAAACTTTGGCTTAAAACAGGGTGCCATAGCCTCAAGTGTTGCACACGATAGTCATAATATTTATTGCGGTTGGAGCCGATGATAAAAAGCATCTGCGAAGCTGTAAATTTAGTGATCAAAGAAACCGGAGGTGTGGTGGCACTGGGAAATGGGAAAGAAGAAGTTTTGGCTTTACCAGTTGCCGGGTTAATGAGCAATCAAAATGGCTACAAAGTGGCAGAAAGTTATACTTCAATAGATCAGTTTGCGAAAGATTTAGGCTCTACTTTGCTTGCCCCTTTTATGACGCTTTCTTTTATGGCCTTATTGGTAATTCCACATTTAAAGCTTAGCGATAAAGGTTTATTTGATGGGGATGAGTTTAAGTTTGTGTAAGGCGTTCGTCACCCTGACCTGTAGCGCAGCGAAAAGCTACGAAGTAAATTTATTTCAGGGTCTTATTTGTTAACCAAAAGATGCTGACCATCAAGTAGCTACAAGGCAATTGAAAAACACTATTTCCACTTGTACAACAAGTTCAGCTGGACGGTCGCGAAAAAATTATTCCACTACAAAAACCTCGGCCAAAGGGTTAAACAGGTAAACCCGTTTGTCATCTAAACAAATACATCGGTACCGCTTCCTAATCCGTTCGCCTTTGGTAAAACGCCTGCCATCTTTAATTTTAAAAGTGGTATTAATCGGCAATTGCTCTAAATGCAAGGTCTCAGATTTATTGTTGTCGTATTTTTTTAAAGCACGTGATAAATGCAGGTCAGAACAACTGGATGCCGCAGGATTCGACATATAATTATCAATTGCTTTGTGGATATCGGCTGGAAAGATATTCATATCAAAAAAGGGAATCATCATCCGCTGGAAGTTCTTTTTCCATTCTGTTCCATGCGGTTTTACTTTATTCTTGAAATCGTTCCAGGTGAGCAAATGCGCAAACTCATGTACTGTGGTAACCAGAAAAGCATAATGATTGAGATTGAAATTCACCGAAATACGATGGCCTTTGCCTTGATAAGGATGGCGGTAATCGCCCAGTTTTGTAGAACGGGTTTTGGCTATCTTAAATTCACATTGAAAATAATCAATCCACTTTGCAATTAACGGTGCCGCTGGTTCGGGCATGTACTGTGCTAAAACTTTAACCTTTTCCATTTAACCGCAAAGTTCGCAAAGTTTTCCGCAATGAAACAAAGAAAAATTATAAGCCATTCACTACACGTTTTAATCCATCCTTTAACCTAATTACGTTAAAATTCATCAAAAGACCTAATTTGTAATTACCTAACTTCATATAAGTTAATGTTTGAGCCAAATGAATCTCGTTAAATGCTTCTATACTTTTCAATTCTAAAACCAATTTGTGTTCTACTAAAATATCAATTCGATATCCACAGTCTAGTTTTACCTCATCGAAAATTAAAGGCATTATCTTTTCCTTTTCAACAAATAATCCTGCCTTGAGAATTTTATAATACAGACATTCTTTATAGGCGCTTTCCAACAGACCAGGACCTAAAGCACTATGAACTTCTATTGCTAATCCGATTACAATTCTTGATAATTCATTCTCATCCATGTCCTTGAGTTTGCTTTTGCGCCCTTTGCGTTTTTGTCCTTAGCGATCTTTGCGGTTAAACCTAAGGTTATTCCTCTGATGGAAACAACGATGCCAGCACGAGCTTGATCTCACCGAAAGAATAATCTTTACCTAAAAATTCCCTTATCGTAGCCATCGATTTTGTTTTTTGGCTCTCCACCGCATCGCTGATGTTTCTGATTTTATTGGCCTTTACCAGTTTGGTCACATCCAATTGTTGCGTAGAAACGTAATAAGCCAAATGCCCCTCAATGGTACCGGCAGAAAAGCCACGTTCCTTTGCAATTTCGTCGATGGTTTTCCCTTGCTCATAAAGCTCGAAGCTCACTAACTTGGTATCAATCTTTGGCTCTTTTTTCTTTTTCTCTGCTGCAGATTTTACTTTGAGCGTTTCTCCTTTTAACTGGATCGCTTTTTGGAGCTGATTGTTTCTTTCTACCGTATTCAACAGTGCATCCGTATCGGCTTTGCTAAACTCTTTACCTTCGATAAGCGCTTGCAACAATGCTTTGCTTTTATGCATTTTTTTTAGTTGCTCATATACCAAAATTTCGAGTTCCAACAGTTCTGTAACGTAGGTTTTAATTTGTTTTTCTTCTTTTATCACTTCAATTTGAGCCAGAAAACGGTCTGAAATCTCTTTTACCAGCGGATTAAAATATTTTAAGGCAGCCTCTACCCTTTTCGATACATTAAATAAAGTGTGTTCAGTTTGCTGTGCAAACAGGTTTTTCAGCTGATTTACAAATGTATCGGCCGTAGCCGTTATTTTTTGAAAGTCGGTATAAATGGTATCGGTCCAATCTTCATGCCTTTGCTTGGCCGATTTTTCACTTTTATCAAATGTCTGACGGTGTTCTTTTAAGTAATAGCGGATCAGATTCAGATCGAATGCCGCAAGCAAATAGCTGCGGATAAAAGTATAACTCTCTATACTGATCTGCTCGTTGAGTACCTCTGAGGGCTGTTTTGTTTTAGAGAAATAATGCACATTCTGATCCTGTTGCAAACCACTATCGCGTAGGTGAGAAGTCAAAACCAAACCCTTTAACGAACGTAAGCGCGATAAGGCTACATAGGCCTGACCAGGCGCAAAGGCATCCCCGACATCAATAATGGCCTTATCAAAGGTTAAACCCTGACTTTTATGTACGGTTATTGCCCAGGCCAGTTTTATGGGGTATTGAATAAACGAACCAGCTACATTTTCCTTAATCTCATTGGTCGCTTCATCCAGTTTATACTTAACGTTCTCCCAGGTATAACGAGAAATCTCAATAACTGTCCTATCCTCAGGAAGTTCAATTTCGATTATATCTTTCTCAATATGGTGCACTACCCCTATTTTGCCATTGTAATACCTTTTCTCGGCAGTCATATCATTTTTAATGAACATGACCTGTGCGCCAACCTTTAACTCTAAACTTTTATCATTCGGGTAAGCATATTCATTAAATTCGCCTTGAATTTTTGCCTCAAAAAAGTAAGATTTGGTCTTTAACTGGGCCAACCTTTCGCGGTTTATACTATCGGCCTTATTGTTGTGTGTAGTTAAAGTGATGTAATTTTCATCGGCCGCAGGTTTAAAATCCTGTTTGAAATGCTGTCTGAGTAATGCTGTATCTTCTGCGGTGATTTTATTGTTCCGCAGGTTATTGAGCAGATCAATAAAAACAGTGTCATCCTGACGATAAATTTTATCCAGTTCGATATAAACCGGTGGATTATCCTGCAATGCTAGTGCATCGAAGAAATAAATGCTTTTATAAAATTTGGCCATAATGCGCCATTCATCATTTTTTACTACTGGCGGCAATTGGTGCAGATCGCCGATAAACAAGAGTTGTACTCCTCCAAAAGGAACATTTCTGTTCCGGCGGACATACCGCAAAGCAAAATCGATCGCATCGAGCATATCTGCGCGCAGCATACTTACCTCATCAATCACCAATAACTCTAATTCCTGCAACATGCGGCGTTTATTGCCCTGCATGTTTAAATGTTTTACTAAAGTTTTAGGCGTATTAAAGTTGAAGTTGATATTTTCATTGATCAAGCTTCCGGCTGCATCTGGGAAGAAAGCCCCAAAAGGGAGCTGAAAAAGCGAGTGAATGGTTACCCCAGCTGCATTGATTGCAGCAATACCTGTTGGTGCTACAATTAAGGCTTTTTATGCGTAAGTTTAATCAGTTTCCGTAAAAAGGTTGTTTTACCCGTACCTGCTTTTCCGGTCAAAAAAACATGTTTTGAGGTATAATTAACAAATTTAGCCGCAATTTCTGCAGGCATAGAAGTTTCTTCTAAAGTGGGCATCGGCAGTAAAATTTTAGTTTACAATAAACGGAGGGATGAATAAAGCTAAACATTTTAGCACAAAAATAAACAATGATCGGGGAGAAATTTTAAATTTTATTGGATAATTTTCGGTTTAAGCCCTGTTTAGCCGATAAAGTTTTTAATCAACGGAAATAAAACCCTCAATAGAATGACTAAAGAAGCAACCTAAACCTGACACGAATGGCAGCCTCCATCCCGATTTACATCGGGATTCAATCGGGACTATAGTGTATGACAGGGCTGCAATAACAAAAGAACTATTGCCACTGCTTTTCAAAAACAATAAACATGCAACCTATTTTCAATTAAACAATTAACCTATTCAAACTTTAAGCAAATTCCTTATCTTTGCGGCCTGATGAAACAACAATATTCAAATCTTATCGCTGTTAAATTCCTTTAACAAGGTTTCATCATCTTTTATATCCAAAATTTTATTATGCTTAACCCTGAAATAGAAAAACGTAAAACCTTTGCCATTATTAGTCACCCAGA
The nucleotide sequence above comes from Pedobacter riviphilus. Encoded proteins:
- a CDS encoding alpha-ketoacid dehydrogenase subunit alpha/beta, which produces MQFNRGDKDNEFLLNLYRRLLYPRMVEEKMLKLLRQGRIGKWFSGIGQEAIAVGSTLAMQSDEYILPMHRNLGVFTSRDIPLKKLMAQWQGKITGFTKGRDRSFHFGTQEYKIIGMISHLGPQMALADGIALADVLRNQPHATLVYTGEGATSEGDFHEAVNVAAVWNLPVIFLIENNGYGLSTPKSEQFRCKNLVDKAIGYGVEGIQIDGNNILEVYNTINQLAMEIRKDPRPVLVECLTFRMRGHEEASGTKYVPQELFDEWGKKDPLSNYETYLIEQGVLTSDSIIDIKIQVKRDIELEVEEAFNEDEPIANANQEEVDMYFPYTQQVIQPNPSSIEKRYLDAITDGLDLAMQKYPNLVLMGQDIADYGGAFKITDGFTAKYGKDRVRNTPICESAIVGAGLGLSINGYKAVVEMQFADFVTVGFNQIVNNLAKTHYRWGEKADVVVRMPTGAGTGAGPFHSQSNEAWFTKTPGLKVVYPAFPEDAKGLLLAAIEDPNPVLYFEHKYLYRSLIAPVPDGYYTTEIGKAVKLAEGNKFAIITYGLGVHWALDYLKQYPESGATLIDLRTLQPWDKEAVWAAVKATGRVLILHEDTLTNGFGAELSAWIGEHCFSYLDAPVMRCASLDTAIPMSKVLEEDFLAKARLAETINKLLKY
- a CDS encoding helix-turn-helix domain-containing protein is translated as MVAPTGIAAINAAGVTIHSLFQLPFGAFFPDAAGSLINENINFNFNTPKTLVKHLNMQGNKRRMLQELELLVIDEVSMLRADMLDAIDFALRYVRRNRNVPFGGVQLLFIGDLHQLPPVVKNDEWRIMAKFYKSIYFFDALALQDNPPVYIELDKIYRQDDTVFIDLLNNLRNNKITAEDTALLRQHFKQDFKPAADENYITLTTHNNKADSINRERLAQLKTKSYFFEAKIQGEFNEYAYPNDKSLELKVGAQVMFIKNDMTAEKRYYNGKIGVVHHIEKDIIEIELPEDRTVIEISRYTWENVKYKLDEATNEIKENVAGSFIQYPIKLAWAITVHKSQGLTFDKAIIDVGDAFAPGQAYVALSRLRSLKGLVLTSHLRDSGLQQDQNVHYFSKTKQPSEVLNEQISIESYTFIRSYLLAAFDLNLIRYYLKEHRQTFDKSEKSAKQRHEDWTDTIYTDFQKITATADTFVNQLKNLFAQQTEHTLFNVSKRVEAALKYFNPLVKEISDRFLAQIEVIKEEKQIKTYVTELLELEILVYEQLKKMHKSKALLQALIEGKEFSKADTDALLNTVERNNQLQKAIQLKGETLKVKSAAEKKKKEPKIDTKLVSFELYEQGKTIDEIAKERGFSAGTIEGHLAYYVSTQQLDVTKLVKANKIRNISDAVESQKTKSMATIREFLGKDYSFGEIKLVLASLFPSEE
- a CDS encoding LutB/LldF family L-lactate oxidation iron-sulfur protein codes for the protein MMKTAEEFLEKSDEKAFDLPHRKTINYNIGKYNAAVERGLSKFENLEASKKKAHVIKWRVMENLDKFLPEFESNFQRRGGKVIWANNAEEAQQEILNIIKRNNGKTVIKSKSMTTEEIHLNDFLEKNDIESLESDLGEYIVQLLGQAPYHIVTPAMHLSATDIAQLFHDKFGTPIDATPPQLVQKARELLRDKYLNADIGISGGNFLIADTGSIALTENEGNARLSTTFPKIHIAIVGIEKVIPSIADLDLFWPLLASHGTGQNLTVYNTILSGPRQPNETDGPEEMYVILLDNGRTNLLAQKDQRQGLYCIRCGACLNACPVYKNIGGHTYNTTYSGPIGSVITPHLKGMEEFKHLSYASSLCGKCSEVCPVKIDIHKMLLLNRRDAASGHENGKKEEIGWSMFSRMMQKRKWMDFFGGKFKNFMLSTFFKKSWGKYREMPKVADKSFAKQWEELKKNKES
- a CDS encoding SprT-like domain-containing protein; the protein is MEKVKVLAQYMPEPAAPLIAKWIDYFQCEFKIAKTRSTKLGDYRHPYQGKGHRISVNFNLNHYAFLVTTVHEFAHLLTWNDFKNKVKPHGTEWKKNFQRMMIPFFDMNIFPADIHKAIDNYMSNPAASSCSDLHLSRALKKYDNNKSETLHLEQLPINTTFKIKDGRRFTKGERIRKRYRCICLDDKRVYLFNPLAEVFVVE
- a CDS encoding adenine deaminase C-terminal domain-containing protein, which encodes MIKSICEAVNLVIKETGGVVALGNGKEEVLALPVAGLMSNQNGYKVAESYTSIDQFAKDLGSTLLAPFMTLSFMALLVIPHLKLSDKGLFDGDEFKFV
- a CDS encoding GxxExxY protein, with product MDENELSRIVIGLAIEVHSALGPGLLESAYKECLYYKILKAGLFVEKEKIMPLIFDEVKLDCGYRIDILVEHKLVLELKSIEAFNEIHLAQTLTYMKLGNYKLGLLMNFNVIRLKDGLKRVVNGL
- a CDS encoding bacteriocin-like protein — translated: MKKLSRNEMKVVNGGLLLLLMNAVCTQIQKQEVFTDVVVLLNKQRKILWMMVVPILI
- a CDS encoding amidohydrolase family protein produces the protein MGTFKVKGNIINITKRNIFFGEVAVEGGKIKSITKISEQKEGAHFISPGFIDSHVHIESSMLIPSEFARLAVVHGTVSTISDPHEIANVCGMEGVEFMIENGNTVPFKFNFGAPSCVPATIFETAGAELDHDDVKSLLERSEIKYLSEMMNFPGVLYKDEEVLKKIAAAHHLGKPVDGHAPGLRGDAVQQYINAGISTDHECFTAEEALDKLQRGMKILIREGSAAKNFEALIDLLNDWPEMMMFCSDDKHPDSLVENHINQLCTRAVEKGIDIFNVLQAACINPILHYKLDVGSLQINDDADFIIIEDLKTFKVKQTYINGLLLAENGKTVGNWVKHVEDRESVNHFDCSLKKEEDFIYPFTGQKEIPVIEALDGQLITNKISAKPKVLNQNVISDLENDVLKMVVVNRYHDAPIAISFVKKLWLKTGCHSLKCCTR